Sequence from the Chromatiales bacterium genome:
CGTGCGTCGCTGGTCAGCAACAGCACGCCCGCGGTTTCGGCCTGCGCAACGAGCATGCGGTCAAATGGATCGCGGTGGACAGGCGCGAGTCGCCCAACCGCGATGGCGTGTGCACTTGTGACACCCAGCTCGGCGTAGCCATTGTCGAGAAGACATCTGCGCAGTACCCCGGTGTCGACCTGAAAGTCCGGCCGACCGAGACCGTTTTTGATCACGATCTCCCAGATACTTGCGGCGCTGAAGTGCAAGGCATTGCTTTCATCTTCAATGAAGCCCCTCGCTTCGCCCGACAACCGTGCGGGATCGCCCGCCGACCAGAGCAGCAGATGGGTATCGAGCAGGAGGTTCACGTGGAAGCGTTGAAGATATCTTCTATTTCGGACTCGCCCATGCGGTCGAAGTCGTCCGGCACCGAGATCTGCCCCGCCAGGAATCCGGTTCTCCGTTGCTCCGAGGCCGTCGGTGCATCGAGCGCCACCACCTTCACAAGTGGTTTGCCGGCCTTTGCGATCACGAACGGTTCGCCTTTCGCGGCTTTGTCGACCAGCCGTGAAAGGTGCGTTTTCGCGTCGTGAATGTTGAAGGTTTCCATTGCCGGTCCAGTCAGACTAAGTCTTGTTAGTTTAGTTCAATAGATCGGTTTTCGCCAAGGCTTTTGGATTGGCTCACACGGGCGCGAAGCGTTCGCCGTGGCGGGCGGCGAGGTCCGTGAGCTGCTCGCGGATCGTGTCCTCGCCGACGTCACCTGCGTAGCGCAGCGGGCCGCCGCGAAACGGCGCGAATCCGGTGCCGAAGATCATGCCGGCATCGGCGAGGTCGGCGTCGGCAACCACCCCGTCGCGCAGCGCGGCCTGGGTCTCGCGCACGTAGCGCAGCACCAGGCGTTGCGCGGCATCGTCGGGTGCCGGATGTCGCACGCGCGACTTCTGCGGCCGGTCGCCCTTCCACTGATAAAAACCACGCCCGGTCTTGCGGCCGAGCTCGCCGGCCTCGACCTTTTTCCTCAGCACTTCGGGAATCTCGAAGCCCAGAAACGGCGCGAGGTTTTTCGTGACCGACAGGCAGATGTCCAGCCCGACGGTATCGGCGAGTTCCACCGGCCCCATGGGCATGCCGAAGGCGAGCGCGGCCTCGTCGATCACCTCGATCTCCAGCCCCTCGTTGGCGAGTTCCACGGCCTCGAGCAGATACGGCGTCAGCACGCGGTTGACCAGGAAACCCGGCAGACTTTTCACCGGCAGCGGCAGCTTGCCGATCTGCCGGGCGAACGCTGCTGCGCGTTGCGCGACATCGGGGTTCGTTGCGTCGGCCGCGACGATCTCGACCAGTTGCATCTTCGCGACTGGGTTGAAGAAGTGCAGACCGACGAGACGTGTGGGGTCGTCGAGCGCCGTGTTCAGTTCGTCGAGCGGAATGCTCGAGGTGTTCGTGGCAAGCACGGCATCCGGTCGCAGTTTCGGTTGCAGTGCGCGGTACAGATCGCGCTTCGCCTCGGCGTTCTCGAAGATCGCCTCGATCACGACATCGGCATGCGCAACGCCGTTGCCGGCGATGTCCGGAATCAGCCGGTCCCAGGCCGCGGTGCGCTCGTAATCCACGCGCAGGCGTTTCGCAAACAGGCTCCCGGCGCGCTGCATCGCGGTGCGGAGATGCTCGGCGCCACGGTCCTGAAGGCTTACGCGCAGTCCGCGCATCGCGCACCACGCGGCGATATCGCCACCCATGACGCCGCCGCCGATCACATGCACATGCCGTGCGCGCCAGTCGGTCTGTTTGCCGAGGCCTTTCAGTCGTTCCTGCAGGAAGAACGCGCGCACGAGGTTGCGCGCCGTGGGGGTGACGACGAGATCGGATACGCTCGCGGCTTCGCCATCGAGCATCAACGATTCGCTGCCGGCGTTCACGCGCCAGTGTTCGATCAGCCGGTAGGGCGCGGGATAGTGTTCCTCGCGTGCACGCGAGGAAACCTGCCGGCGCACCAGCGCGGCGACGAGCGGGCGCAGCGGGGCGCTGCGCAGTACGCGCGCCTTCCAGCCGGGCCGATGCGCGCGCGGAAGCTGATCGAAAAGGAAGCGCGCGGTATTTTCCAGCTGTCGTTCCGGTACGGCGTAGTCGACCAGCCCGATGCGGGCGGCCGCGCGTGCACGCAGGCCGCGACCGGTCAGCATGAGATCGAACGCCGCGAGGGGACCGACCGTGCGCATGGACCGCATGCTCCCGCCGAATCCGGGGAAGATGCCGAGCAGCACTTCGGGCAGGCCGAGGCGGGTGCGCGCGTCGTCGCAGGCGATGCGATAACGACAGGCCAGCGCGAGTTCCATTCCGCCGCCGAGGCAGTTGCCGCGGACGACTGCGACGCTCGGGCAGGACAGCGCCTCGATGCGCGAGAGGACCGACTGTGCCCATTCGATGTAGGCGCGTGCGCTCGGCGCGTCGGGAATGTCGGCGAATTCCGAGACATCGGCACCGACGATGAAGTCGTTCTGGCCCGATTCGACGATCAGGCCCCGCGGCGGGTCGGAGGCGATCTCCGTCAGGCGCTGTTCGAGTTCGAGCAGGCGCGCGCGCGACAGCGTATTCGGCCCCGCGGGGTTGTCGAAACGCAGCCGGCCAATGCCGTCGTCGAAGCGTTCGTAGAACCAGCTCTGCGGTGCGTTCATGCGCCGGCTCCCGTGATGACCCGCTCGACCAGCACTGCGCCGCCCTGTCCGCCACCGATGCACAGGCTCGCGATACCGCGCCTGGCCTCGTTGCGCGCCAGGACCTGCAACAAATGCAGCACGATGCGCGCGCCGGTCGCGCCGACCGGA
This genomic interval carries:
- a CDS encoding enoyl-CoA hydratase/isomerase family protein, with protein sequence MNAPQSWFYERFDDGIGRLRFDNPAGPNTLSRARLLELEQRLTEIASDPPRGLIVESGQNDFIVGADVSEFADIPDAPSARAYIEWAQSVLSRIEALSCPSVAVVRGNCLGGGMELALACRYRIACDDARTRLGLPEVLLGIFPGFGGSMRSMRTVGPLAAFDLMLTGRGLRARAAARIGLVDYAVPERQLENTARFLFDQLPRAHRPGWKARVLRSAPLRPLVAALVRRQVSSRAREEHYPAPYRLIEHWRVNAGSESLMLDGEAASVSDLVVTPTARNLVRAFFLQERLKGLGKQTDWRARHVHVIGGGVMGGDIAAWCAMRGLRVSLQDRGAEHLRTAMQRAGSLFAKRLRVDYERTAAWDRLIPDIAGNGVAHADVVIEAIFENAEAKRDLYRALQPKLRPDAVLATNTSSIPLDELNTALDDPTRLVGLHFFNPVAKMQLVEIVAADATNPDVAQRAAAFARQIGKLPLPVKSLPGFLVNRVLTPYLLEAVELANEGLEIEVIDEAALAFGMPMGPVELADTVGLDICLSVTKNLAPFLGFEIPEVLRKKVEAGELGRKTGRGFYQWKGDRPQKSRVRHPAPDDAAQRLVLRYVRETQAALRDGVVADADLADAGMIFGTGFAPFRGGPLRYAGDVGEDTIREQLTDLAARHGERFAPV
- a CDS encoding type II toxin-antitoxin system VapC family toxin is translated as MNLLLDTHLLLWSAGDPARLSGEARGFIEDESNALHFSAASIWEIVIKNGLGRPDFQVDTGVLRRCLLDNGYAELGVTSAHAIAVGRLAPVHRDPFDRMLVAQAETAGVLLLTSDARLGAYSANVRIV
- a CDS encoding type II toxin-antitoxin system prevent-host-death family antitoxin, whose translation is METFNIHDAKTHLSRLVDKAAKGEPFVIAKAGKPLVKVVALDAPTASEQRRTGFLAGQISVPDDFDRMGESEIEDIFNAST